In Chitinophagaceae bacterium, the genomic window CTTGCGGTTTACTTTTATGTCGTATCCATGGGGTTTAGGGCCAAAAATGGTACCTCCGCCTTTAAAAATAGGGTTACGCAGGTTCCCTTTACGGCTGCCACCTGTACCCTTTTGCTTATGCAGTTTTTTAGAAGAACCCTTTACTTCTGTACGGGTTTTTACTTTATGCGTACCCTGGCGCTGTGCACCCTGGAATTGCTTTACTGCAAGGTAAATGGCGTGATCGTTGGGCTCAATGCCAAAAATTTCTTCTGGCAGTTCTACTGTTCTGCCTGTTTTTTGTCCTTTGCTATTTAAAATATCGAGTTGCATAGTTGTCAAATTTGCTTATGTGTTAATTTGCTTTTTTGCGCATTAATACATCCTATTTTGAATTTCGTTCCTGTTTTCCTCCGGCACTTTAACAATGAGCTAATGCGCCAATGATTTTTTTATTTATTGATTAAAACAATTGAACCGTTGTGGCCCGGAACCGAACCGCTAACGAGTATGTAATTTTTTTCAGCGAAAATTTTCACCACTTTCAGCCCTTTCATTTTCACCCTGTCGCCACCCATGCGGCCCGCCATACGCATCCCTTTAAACACACGGCTGGCATCAGAAGAGTTACCAATAGAGCCCGGCGCCCTTTGCCTGTCGTGCTGACCATGGCTTTGCTCACCTACGCCACTAAAACCATGGCGCTTTACCACACCCTGAAATCCTTTACCTTTGGTGGTTCCTACTACTTCTACGCTATCGCCTTCGGCAAATATGTCTACCGTAATGGTTTCACCAACCTCTTTAGACATTTCGCTATTGCGTATTTCTTTTACTATTTTTTTAGGAGCGGTATTCGCTTTGGAGAAGTGGCTTATTTCTGACTTAGTAGAGTGCTTTTCTTTTTTGTCGCCAAATGCAATTTGGAGTGCATTATACCCGTCGGTTTCAACGGTTTTCTTTTGTGTAATAACGCATGGCCCTGCTTCAATGATGGTTACGGCTGTTTGCTTGCCTGTAGTATCAAAGATGCTGGTCATGCCAATCTTTTTACCAATAATACTTTTCATTTGTTATATTTTGTGCCCAGCGCTCCTTATTGCTTTTTTATTTCAGGCATTTACTAAAATGCCGCCATAAGGAGATAAGCGAATTCACTAAGAACTTATCTGGCGCCTGCTCTTTCTATTGTAAGCCGAAAGGGAGGTTCACCAAATGATTTATCAGGCTTTAATTTCTACATCTACACCGCTGGGTAAGTCAAGCTTACTTAAAGCGTCAACCGTACGGCTGCTGCTGGTGTAAATATCCAATAATCTTTTGTGTGTGCACAACTGGAACTGCTCCCGTGCTTTTTTATTTACGTGGGGCGAACGCAACACGGTAAATATTTTTTTATGCGTTGGCAAAGGAATGGGTCCTGTTACCACGGCGCCTGTACTGCGTACTGTTTTAACGATTTTTTCAGCAGATTTATCTACTAAATTATGATCGTAAGACTGTAGTTTGATCCTTATTCGTTGTGACATATGCAAAGAACTTTAAAATCCATTTTTTAAATTGGAGTGCAAAGGTAAGGGGTTGAGTTTAATTGGCAAAAGAATTTTATAAAAAATATATAAAATGTTCAACTGGTTTTAATTAGCATACAGCAATAAATAAAGCATGGTTATAAACTTAATAAAAAAGCCGCCCAAAATGAATGAGCGGCTTATATAACAAATTACTACTTTATATTATCTTTTCATTACCCTGCCTGTTGCTAAGCGTTTACCGTTTTTATCTCTTACAACAACGTGGTAAACACCTGCTGCAGCGCCGCTAATATCAACATCCATACTTTCGTAAATACCCTGGGTTGCATATTCTTTTGCCCAAACCCTTGCCCCGTTACTGGCATAAACTACTACTGAACGTGTTGTTGCAGTTGAACTGTAATGCCTTACAGAGAATTTACCTTTTGTAGGATTAGGATAAATAAACAGCATGCTTTGTGGAGCTGTTCTTGGCGTTAACTGCACTAAGTTGGTGGTATTGGAACAACCAGTTAAAGTATTGGTTACTGTTACCTGATAATTACCAAAATTATCGGTATTTACAGGTATAGAAGCACCATTCCAGCCTGCTACCAAATCACCGTCTTTATACCATTCGTATGAGTAAGGCCCTATTTCGGGACTAACAGTTACAAACAGCCCTGATGGTGTATAAGGTGTAATAGCCTGGTGAGATGAAACCGCTAAAGTAGCGCCCGGTTTAATATTAACAGTAAGCATTGCAGGTTGAGAAGTTACAGCTCCGCAAGGAACACCCGAAACAATTACCTGGTACATATTACCATCTTGTGATAGGCCAAGATCATTTAATGTAAGCGTACTTGAAGTAGCGCCTGTGATGTTTACAAACGGACCACCGTTTACACTTACCTGCCATTGGTAGGTTATAGTAGAACCTGTAGCCGTTACGCTGAATGACTGGCTTTCGCCGGTACAACCATTTACATTTACTGGTTGTGCATTAATTTCTACAGGTGAGTTTACTGCCAGTGTTGCTACATCTGAAGTAAGGCTTGATGTACAAGTACCTGATAATTGAACACGGTATTTTTTACCATTATCAGAAGCCGCTAATCCCGTTAGGTTTAAGGTAGCAGAAGTGGCACCGGATACATTTGTCCATGTAGTGCCTCCATCGCTACTTACTTGCCATTGATAAGTAACCGCAGTACCTGAAGCTGTAATACTTAATGACGTAGTTGTTGTAGGCAAACATACAGATGCATCTGCAGGTTGTACTGATACAGCAACCGGGCTATTTACTACCAGGTCAACACAGCTTGAAGTAATAGTGTTACATGTACCGGTAATTACTACCTGGTAAGCGCCACCGTTGGCTACCTGTGTATTACTTATAGTATAATCGGCAGAAGTTGCGCCGGCAATATTAGTGAATGTACCACCACAAGTTGCCGCATATTGCCATTGGTAGCCAATTCCTGTACCACTTGCCGTAACGCTAAAGCTGGATTCATTTCCAGAGCAGAGCGTAACCGCATTGGGTTGTGCGCTAATTGCTGCATTTGTATTAACCGTTAATACAGCTTCTGTTGTAATAATTGGTGTTGGTGTACAGCTAAATACCTGCAACCTGTATTGATAACCACTCATTGCAGGAGTTACACCGCTTAAACTTAAATCAGAAGAAGTTGCGCCTGCAACATCTGTCCATGTTGTTCCGCCATCTGTACTTACCTGCCATTGGTAAGTAAGTGATGAACCTGTAGCAGTAGCAGAGAAGTTTGCTGTTAACCCTTCGCAAACCGTAATATTATCCGGTTGATCTGTAATTGAAGAAGGATTACCAACAATCAATGTGCCGGCAGAAGAGGTTACACTTGTTGGCGCACAATTACCTGAAACTACTACATGGTATTGGTTATTATTCATTCCGTTGGTTACATTGGGAATGGTATAAGTTGATGAAGTTTCACCGGCAATATTGCTCCATGATGTGCCGCCATCTGTACTTACCTGCCATTGGTAACCGAGGTTGGTGCCAGTTGCAGAAGCAGTAAATGTTGCTGCACTGCCTTCACAAACTACAGAGTTAGTAGGTTGGTTGGTAATATCAGTTGGAGGATTTACCGTTAAAGTAGCAGAAAAAGAAGTTGTACTTCCACATTGCCCGGTAACAATTACTTGGTATTCATTATTATTTTCGGCCATTGTAGCTCCATTTACGGTATAGCTTGATGAAGTGGCTCCGCCGATATTGCTCCATGTAGTTCCACCATTGGTGCTTACCTGCCACTGGTATGTACCGGAAGATGTTGCACTAAATATGGCATTTGAACCACTACATACTGTTTGGTCTATTGGCTGGCCTGTAATTGCTGGTCCAGAACCTGGCAAAACTATAAAGCTTACAATTTGGGTTTGGTTATTTGCACCAGCAACACCAGTAACCGTAATATCGTAAGTGCCAGGGCTTAATGTATTTGCATTATTAAGTGTTACTACTGTACTGTTTCCGGGAATTACGGGTGTAGGCGTAAAGCTTACGGTTGTACCTGCAGGCACGCCATTTGTTGCTGTTAAATTAATGGGTGTATTAAAACCACCATTGGAAACCGTACCTAATGTAACTGTAGCCGGAGTTGCTGCTGCACAGGTAATACTTGTTGGCCCGGGAGCTGTAAAGGAGAAGCCGGTGGGTGGTGCAGTTACCGTAATATTTGCATTATTTATATCAAAATAAACATTACCAATTGCCTCAACTTTTACACGTGCCTGGCTGGTAACCACCGATGGAATAACAATGTTTTCTGTACCATCATTTGGTGTGCTGGCAATTAATGTGGTAAATGTTTGACCCTGGTCGGTTGACCATGAAATTTTTACATCAGCAGTATTGGTAGGTGCCCCTGTAGTACCATTTACTGACCAGGATAAAGTTTGTGTACTTCCAGCGGCATAAGAAACCGCAGCATTTTGAGTGGTAATTAAGAACGGACCAACAGTATTTGATACTGTAACCACCATATCAGTATAAGCCGTTTGGCCTACTTTAATAGGAGCAGTAGAACTATAAGCTGAATTATCTCTTACAGTAAGACGGAAATTTAAAGTTCTGCTCACAGAACTTAAAGCTTCAATATTTGCTATAGGGTCGCCACCTGGGAAACAAGGTGTAATGCTGGCTCCTGTTAATATCGTAGATAACCTTGGAAACAACCTTGTAGAATTAGTTGTAGGTAAAAATGAAAGCCAGTTGGGCCCGGTTAATTTTGTGGGGCTAGCTACACTTGCATTACCTGTAGTAGTAGAGTTATCGTTTTGCTCCCAGCAATAAGTTAATACATCACCTGCGTTGGCATCTGTTGCAGAGCCTGTAAGGGCAAATGGCGTAGAAATAGGGATGGTTATATTGCTCACCGGAGCTACAACCGGTGTGGCATTTGCTGCGGTAATATCTGTAACAATTGGGCAGGCTTTACCTGCCAGGTTTACCTGAACCTGCTGTATAGATGCCTGATGAAAAATATCAATAGAATGAGGCGCTACATCCTGCCCGGTAATACCTGCATAACCCATAACGGTAATGCCAGAACCTACTTCTTTATTTACACCAGTACCTTCATTGCTCATTGAAAAAGTATGGTTGGCGCCTAATTGATGGCCCACTTCATGGGCTACATAGTCAATATCAAAATTATCACCCTGTGGAATACCATCGGCAGGAGAAGTAATACCCCTGCCCTTTTGGCCGTTTACACATACGCAACCTATACAACCTGCGTTACCACCACCTCCAGATGCGCCAAACATGTGACCTATATCGTAATTGGCTTCTCCAATATTAGCGGTAAGTGCAGCTTGCAACTGGTTGTTCCAATTACCCATGGTAGTGTAAGGATCTGTACTGGGGTTATAATATATTACCAGGTCGGTATTGGGAATTAAATTTAAATGGAGTGCAAAATCTTTTTCATAAACACCATTGCATCGGGTGAGCGTTGCATTAAAGCCTGCTAAAACCAAGGCTACATCCGCAGCACTAAAAGCACCAAACCAGTTAGAATATTCGGCATTGCATGATTGGGCAAGGCGCATGGTCCTTAACTTACCATCGCTGCTGCTGGTAAAATTAGATGAAACAACTTTTGCAGTTATTTCATTTGCCATATCGGCTTCGGGTGTTGAGCATGTCCAGGGTAACTGGCCAATTTTACGGTTCGATTTAAAAACGGCATAAGTATTTCCATCTGCCGAATAGGTTTCTATAAACTCATTGGGC contains:
- the rplC gene encoding 50S ribosomal protein L3, yielding MKSIIGKKIGMTSIFDTTGKQTAVTIIEAGPCVITQKKTVETDGYNALQIAFGDKKEKHSTKSEISHFSKANTAPKKIVKEIRNSEMSKEVGETITVDIFAEGDSVEVVGTTKGKGFQGVVKRHGFSGVGEQSHGQHDRQRAPGSIGNSSDASRVFKGMRMAGRMGGDRVKMKGLKVVKIFAEKNYILVSGSVPGHNGSIVLINK
- the rpsJ gene encoding 30S ribosomal protein S10, with translation MSQRIRIKLQSYDHNLVDKSAEKIVKTVRSTGAVVTGPIPLPTHKKIFTVLRSPHVNKKAREQFQLCTHKRLLDIYTSSSRTVDALSKLDLPSGVDVEIKA
- a CDS encoding T9SS type A sorting domain-containing protein — encoded protein: MKKALLLSFSFALFVAFGFSQTGKYWTANLENRSAIIKNKAVARLTFPTEFKLYHLDLASIKQQLYKVVDNSVSHTTVISLPNADGGFEDFEIVESSNFDPALQARFPQIRAFSGKGISDRTATLKLSYSPKGIQTMLFRNNGKPNEFIETYSADGNTYAVFKSNRKIGQLPWTCSTPEADMANEITAKVVSSNFTSSSDGKLRTMRLAQSCNAEYSNWFGAFSAADVALVLAGFNATLTRCNGVYEKDFALHLNLIPNTDLVIYYNPSTDPYTTMGNWNNQLQAALTANIGEANYDIGHMFGASGGGGNAGCIGCVCVNGQKGRGITSPADGIPQGDNFDIDYVAHEVGHQLGANHTFSMSNEGTGVNKEVGSGITVMGYAGITGQDVAPHSIDIFHQASIQQVQVNLAGKACPIVTDITAANATPVVAPVSNITIPISTPFALTGSATDANAGDVLTYCWEQNDNSTTTGNASVASPTKLTGPNWLSFLPTTNSTRLFPRLSTILTGASITPCFPGGDPIANIEALSSVSRTLNFRLTVRDNSAYSSTAPIKVGQTAYTDMVVTVSNTVGPFLITTQNAAVSYAAGSTQTLSWSVNGTTGAPTNTADVKISWSTDQGQTFTTLIASTPNDGTENIVIPSVVTSQARVKVEAIGNVYFDINNANITVTAPPTGFSFTAPGPTSITCAAATPATVTLGTVSNGGFNTPINLTATNGVPAGTTVSFTPTPVIPGNSTVVTLNNANTLSPGTYDITVTGVAGANNQTQIVSFIVLPGSGPAITGQPIDQTVCSGSNAIFSATSSGTYQWQVSTNGGTTWSNIGGATSSSYTVNGATMAENNNEYQVIVTGQCGSTTSFSATLTVNPPTDITNQPTNSVVCEGSAATFTASATGTNLGYQWQVSTDGGTSWSNIAGETSSTYTIPNVTNGMNNNQYHVVVSGNCAPTSVTSSAGTLIVGNPSSITDQPDNITVCEGLTANFSATATGSSLTYQWQVSTDGGTTWTDVAGATSSDLSLSGVTPAMSGYQYRLQVFSCTPTPIITTEAVLTVNTNAAISAQPNAVTLCSGNESSFSVTASGTGIGYQWQYAATCGGTFTNIAGATSADYTISNTQVANGGAYQVVITGTCNTITSSCVDLVVNSPVAVSVQPADASVCLPTTTTSLSITASGTAVTYQWQVSSDGGTTWTNVSGATSATLNLTGLAASDNGKKYRVQLSGTCTSSLTSDVATLAVNSPVEINAQPVNVNGCTGESQSFSVTATGSTITYQWQVSVNGGPFVNITGATSSTLTLNDLGLSQDGNMYQVIVSGVPCGAVTSQPAMLTVNIKPGATLAVSSHQAITPYTPSGLFVTVSPEIGPYSYEWYKDGDLVAGWNGASIPVNTDNFGNYQVTVTNTLTGCSNTTNLVQLTPRTAPQSMLFIYPNPTKGKFSVRHYSSTATTRSVVVYASNGARVWAKEYATQGIYESMDVDISGAAAGVYHVVVRDKNGKRLATGRVMKR